CGATCTTTTTAGGATTCTgtcgatagaaaataattctcctTCGCCTATAGATCATTATCGTCATAATAATCATCACAACgaaatatcattatcattgcAAAATGGtagttttataaattccaCGAGTTTACGGGAAGATGACACCTATAATAAACGTTCCAATTGCAATCATGGAAATGAATTGAACAAtactgataatgataatagaatctgtttttttaaatcatcatcGAACATTACagaaattgatcaaaatttgcAGAATCTTCTTCCTGGTATTAGAAGATCTCTCGATGCCACTTCACTTAATTCAGGAAGTAGTAAAACCACTGAAGAAGAGGATGtactttcaaataataataattgctttAATGTTTCTATGCCAAATGATCATATTTTCTCATGTACGCCAACATCGACGCCAAATAAGCATGATAGAAAAGCAGAAAAGGAGAATGACAAGTCTTCGAAATCAAAGCCAGCTGCTAGTGTAAGCAGTGTTGAAGATGAAAGTGGATTTTCTTCCATGAGTTCTTTTCAAGAAATTGGTTTACCTAATGCATTATCAATTTCTCCTATAAAAGGTTATCAGGAAGTGGGTTTACCTGAGATATCTGTAGAAAAAGCCAGGCATCGTAGATGGTCGTCAACTCCAGCTGAAATCCAAgctctttttaataaacagcGTAATAGTTTTATCTCCCAAACTGCCACCGAATCTTTAAGTGTTTGGGTTTAAATGATTCTACGAGCGATATACATACTTTCTAAACGAGATAGCTCTGGTGAATGTACTTCTGGTACGTTAAAATGTGAACGAACAGATGATCAAACATAGATAGTacaatagtatttatataacgtaattctttttcttcttctcttttcttttagaaaaaaattcttcattcaatttatatcttatttgtttttttttttcagtaaattttaactttcaaaaaaaaaaaaaaattttaaaacaatttaggataattgataaaaaataatataaacaattaatatattattttaaaatatttttccatttctcatttatttaatattgattttttaagtttgatgcaataagaaaagaaaaacaaattttatcagaGCTTTGTTAGAAGGTTAATATGTATGTAAGTATAGTtagtatttttacatttaatacatttaatttaataggaGAAATGTACATAATTCTTGATAGTTatgtgcaaaatattttataaaaaatatctttaacatttgtattatcaaaaatagttGACaaacatatcaaatattaatatgttatattaatattatactttttagatacttaaaaatatgtcaaacaatttcaatttccacaACAGTGTTCAATTTTGTacttaaaagtattattatcacACAAGTCATTAAAAGTGTACTCTGTTTTTGTTTTCatgaatttgtatataaagcATGATATAAGTATAGTAAACTATTGAGCATTCAAtgttttgaaagtttttttttttaaccataaaacaattatttgtaatcatataattattagatttttatttattatcatttataactgCTTTGATAATTCTGATCTGtttcaaatatgtatttctcaatttaattttcatttcatgtgACAGATCAATTTGatcaacaatatatttattaattctaataattttacattttttctgTAATTCTTATAcatcttattttcattatttagcAACAAatctatcattattttttgttatgtacagcgtatatcaaaaaattatctaaaattatttacattctgtAAGATGTATTGcaatcaattataatcaattgtttattgttaacaatctacaaataataaaaaagaatctctttaaattcaaaaagaaaaatgaatgatatCCTTTTTGATTTGAATCACAATTAACACTGAATTAACAAATTCACAAAGAAAatctaatagaaaaaaaataagaaaaattatgtatcGTTTATATCATCGTACTTGAAAGTTTGCATtcgtataatttgaaataataaaaaagaaaaaaaacatagcAAGATTGAAGATTTCACGAAAACTGCTGATGATGGTCAAGAAACCATGTTATAAAGAAGGGGGAGGGCGGATGAATGCGCGCGCATCGCGATAAGGCAGAAGTACAGACAGTGTTCGTTATCAGAACGGCAGGCGTCGTTCACTTGTTCGCGAGTCGGTCCAGAGGGTAGCCAGGAGATTGCGCCACTAACCGATCCACTTTTAGATTGATTTTCAAGAACACCGTGCACTGGGTAGCGCTCCGCGTTTATTTTAACGTGGCCAGAGTGTTCGAACGGGCCGCGACCGTCTCGGGTGATAGTAGAAACAGCGTGACGAGGTGAGAGGTTTGGGTGCGGGCGCCTTTTCTCTCTGCCGGTCTGGAAGAACGTCATTTAATTGTGTCCCACGGGAGGCACATCGTTCTCGTTGCCTGCGTGCTCGTTGTTATTACTTTGTTACATTCGTGTGTGTGCTGTTTCTGCTCGGCGTACACACTTTTAGTTTCCGTGTATACACGTAGAAAGTCTATCTATATCTGTCGTTCGTTCTTTCGTGCGGTGTTCCGTATACGAACGGattgtgtgtgcgtgtgtaccTTCAGAACGTGCGGCTTCGTGGCGCAGTGCGTGAAATGAGTGACAAGGATCGTTCTTCTCCCACTCTTGTTGAAAACAGTCTCAAGTCGCTGCTCGATCAACCTAGTATTTTTCCATTGATTGGTAAGTATCATTATGATCCTATCTAATTTGtaagatacaatttttttagaagaatatcCTACTATATAAGCTCGATaatctcccctcctccccctagCTCTTTCGTCTTGTTAGAACgcgcattttttcttttcttcgaaattcgcGCAAATACTACTTCAGCGCTGACTAGCGGCGATCGAACGAATACGAACAAACATGTTTTTTCCCTTGATTCCATTGACGAATCACTttgtcataaatatttttttcgaatacgaATATCttcattgtaatattaaaattttgtacttttatttattttttgcttttcttCATTGATACTCaataatatactaaaaaaCGCGAGAAACAAaagttcttttaaaaaattttgttacaattggctgtaaaaaaaaaggaatacagAATAGTAAGTACACATTTGATGTTCATTGGTTGCGCCGGCGCTCGGTTCTTGGTCTCTCGATTAACCTCGTTTGGACCCCGTGGTGCACCACGTGATACTACCAACCTAACCTCACTTTCACTTGCTCAATCTATATGTTCGGTTTAGTTCGGTTCAATACGACTATTTTACGAAACGATTTACTAACCTTTCCGATTTGACCATGGAACGTTTTTAATGCCATGTggtaaattcgaaataataaattcgacataattgataattttatattaaaactattaatttatacttatcgaaaatcaattatttatatgatcatTTTCTCCTTGGACtgtgtttcaatttattatgatattaatatttaatatttcacgttTCATTGTTTTGAGCTTTTAAAAATGCGTGTTCTTTCAAGTTTATGAAAAGAATAGAGTGGGGGAATAATATTAGAGGAgggagaatgaaataaaatattagttgcgtagtatttatttagtttGCCATTCAATAGTATCTTATTGACATTTATAGTTTTACGTCAGCTTTATAagtgaaattatattgtatcaaactttaataattgttcAGTTGTTAAATTGacttaataattaacttaaaCGATTATTCCAAGCTTATCATCGTTTTTTCTTGAAacgtcaatatttttttttattatatattaatttgcatatcaatttatatcgtATGAcgtgtaaaatgtaaattagacAAAGTACATTTcaagaaacgaataatttgaatttcttgtCGAGCTGCATTATCTGTGGAATAAGGTTCGAGTCCAGCTCAGGTAATTGTGCTTTGCGCAATCGCGGCATTCGTTCAAGTTTTGTCTATTGGTaacaatagaaaagaaaaaaaaaaataaaagaaaatagactAAAATCTATTTGTTGTCGctatatagaaaagaaagtgAAAGCATGAAAATCTTATAGAAGTTAATTATCTTAACAACGTTGTATCAATAATTCGAAACATAGAACCGGTAAATTAAGGACAGTTCCCTGACTCAACGTAATGGCTTACTTCCCATTCAATTTTGTAACCAATTTCATACGCTGTTCGCGATGAAATAGGTTTTATTGTAAGGTGACATCAAACGATTAAAGTGAGTGattgtaaaaatgattataaatagtttataattattattatgttgttattattttaaaaattaatttttcgatatatatatatgtacgttttgaatgtttaaattttcgatgatattttactgtttgaattgtaaaaattgtaattgaacctaatttttatataaaatctattttaaatttatgcatttaaataattctcaatttatgtttatttttttgtcaatattACGTTATGATATTGTAAGGCGCAAACGAAATACGTttcgaagataataaaatatacagaaaagaaaatctattatcgttatcaatattttcatactCAAGTTTTTCTGTTATGACGCTTCATCATAaactcgtttaaaaatttcagacTATCCGTCGATTGCTTTTATGATTATCGTATGTATTATAGTTATCGCATTTAGCTTATCTTTGATccatgttttataaatttgataaaacggcgttcttataatttcattcactatatatatatatatatataaacatacaaatatataaatatatatttatatgtacacatatatatatttttttttttagaaaaaaattaatatttttttaagaaagaaattttttattattcattacgttattcattattattactcattattataagataatatgaaaatatgtatgagaaaattatacttaaaaacgATTACTTAGATATAAATGAGATTTATCGTAGCTATTAAATTGCACGGGAGAGGCATTTTTTGGTGCATATTTAATGACCAAGCAGTTTACCGGTCGTAATTATCGTGTACGACACTTTCACGCGATGTAGTTGAACATTAATTTCAAGATTGACACTGAGATAAAACGTTACGTCATAGCTTCGCTCAAGGACTGACATTTGTCATtgcagaaatagaaataaattgcgAATTTACCGGTATCTGAAAAGAGTAGCCGTGGGTGGAATCGAACTCATCACGTGTTTCACTATAACAAGCATGTCATTCgttatagaattaattgataatacctctaaaataatcatattttaatgtttcattatttatacgtATCGAATGAAGAAAATCCATTAatgtaagatattttaaagtataaataaaataatttagacattattaaacttttttgtgaataatattgatattaattgatatcatTCACAATTGATATAATGATCAAATgtgtgatttatttttagaatattaaatacttatagGAAGATCAATatcatttggaattttaaatatcttcataaatgattaaaaagaaaaataaactaaatttataaatttatattagaatcaaattcataaattattaattagacacatctatttttttttactcgatagataatttttattgttataaactttttgaaataatatcaaatatttgtatcgataaagataaaaattcataagaaacaaatttacaGCAACAATCTAAGTAaacgttaaattaaataaatattcaaaaatacaaaaataccaattgaatttaaaaaactttttacaaaACTTCTTCATTCTTCCTTTCTGTCaacataaaaaaacaaaaacgtataaaaatttacaaaaatctaagaaaaatatcacaataaaAGATATCACGAGAGCATACCAAAGCATACGTAGTTTTCCTAATGCTTCCCTTATCGCGTTTGcccgaaagaaagagaactaAACCCGGTTAATCAGAGATGttcagttaaaaaaaaaaaaggtcaaCGAATGATTAAAAGTGACCGAAGGGTAATTCAAGGCGATAAGTCAACTATCAGTTTTGTGGCCCGACTCATTCTGCTGGAAACACGATTTCTGGACGTTGTTCCACGGtacacggaggaggaggaggcggcaCAGCCTATGGGTCTTCTCGTTATTTTTTCTcctcactttttttttcctgctcccctcccctcgccccTCTCCCTTTTTCGCGAGGAGGCCTAACGGACGGACGTTCGAAGCGACGAGGCCGGTCGCCTCTGGCCTGGCGTGGCCTCCAACCGAGTACCGCTCTTCTGGCAACCGGCCAAAGCTTATGCCAGGTTTCAACATACCGGCCAACATGGATATTTTCGGGTTTGCGGCGAAACGACAGAGGCCCagccttctctttcttcgctTCTCTCTGACCTCGTCGCGACGCGAAACGCACCACCATCCTCCGGATATCTTCATCCATCTATCCTGATCCTTCGTTTCGTTCCCAAGTCTTTCCGCGCCCTTTGCACTCGTATACGTATCCCGTTCGTTGCTTCCGTTTTATCGATCAGAACCTTGGTCGTGTTGGAACAAGGTTCCGTATTCGAAGCGTATTGGATGcaactttctttttcaacacGTTATTGGGTTCAACCTTTTCGAACAGCGATTATGCTTTGTAATTGAGATTGTGGATATGGTTACTTGAGCGGATAATAAATgacagataaattaattaggaTTTTTTTAATGCGTTAGATTAGATTGGTggaaatatagatatagatatagtaAGTATAGATATCCTGTTGATGTTTGATGATAACTggagagatagaaaaaaaaatttttttcccccctaaaatatatagatgtgtatatatttatgttatcgatattgataatttatgttacagaaatttaagaagaagagtataattaagaagaaaaatttggaaaaatatttttagataaaatttattactcgcgagagacagagagattGTACTGCCATTTATTCGACCTTGAAATCATCTCTCGAACAagtcacaatttttttcttcttcttatattcttatcgcggatttttaaaatgttatgaaaatatcaaaattgataaaatgtgTAGGAaacaatatcatttaattaaaatcactaATAACAACATTGATTGTACTTGAAACGGAGTAGATATTAAATTCAGACATTGCTTTGAgacgatttttgaaaaaaatattgaaaaaatttacttacatgttgcacaaaataataaaagtatttgaaagtaaaaagtGTACACTGGTTTATTCGTGGAGGAAATGAAGGAATTGTGGTAGAGCGTGGCAAAGtattgggggaaaaaaattgagtTTCTCGAAGCAAAGTTTGCTCGCTACTTGTTAGCATCGTCGAGGTATGGTAATAAGTGGCAAGGCGAGGCTTATCTACTCATAAGTTGCTTACTCATTATTGTGCcggttttgaataatttacagCGACGACACGTCGCGGGGCACGTGGCCGTTCCTCTCGCACGCTGTGCAACTAGTATTTACGATTCTGTAAAAGGGACTGCACGATAAGATAATGGTGACAGTAATTTAGAGACGCTCGTGCGTGATTTAGAAGTAAAAACGAGGCCGTGCAAGGATCCGTAGATCTTGATCGAGATATAGGTTTCGAGAAATCATTCTTTCGtcgtcaaatatttattttctttgaaaatatattttttgaatgatgaagaataaatatttctctttttcttctttctatttccTTTTCTACGTCatgtttttctaaattatactttttcttcgaaatatacGGTAATTAAACAAagagataatatttctaaatatacttttttaatatcgatatacaCAATGAAACGTGAgagtatagaatataattatttcgagtaattttcttttttttaattttaatattatcacatttaatctattattgaaattatcttacatatataaaataacatatataaaaatatttaatttagttccaatgtttaagaaataaataacgagAATAGATGGAGAATATCAcaatcattttctattttgcatttcaattaaataaaaaaaaaaaagaaaaaatgaataaatatttacatttgattCCTCGTATAAATAGTATTTGTCCAGACATTAAacaaagtaatttttcttatagaaatttttcaagtatttgATCGGTATCTTCATTGGAGCGAAGAGTGTTCCGTCACTTTTTAAACTTCTCTGTTCGATTTCTGTACGTTTCGGTTTCCCATTTTTGTGTGTCATGGTTTGAACAGACAGTTAATGTAATTGAACGAATCATACAAGTGTACGGTGTCACGAAGCCTTTACATCGTGTGTCTCGATGTAAAAATAAGGCTTCCACGTCAAGGTTGTTGCGGATGCGGCATAAAGTTGCAGAATCTTTTGG
This region of Apis mellifera strain DH4 linkage group LG14, Amel_HAv3.1, whole genome shotgun sequence genomic DNA includes:
- the LOC100576615 gene encoding uncharacterized protein LOC100576615 isoform X3 — translated: MKRRKYRRGKQCQTLIEENQKLQNALTSNQIPHVQVIDSVFLQTQVETLQWQLKQTEANRQMYRSLMEQVVRFLDRARKSLDILHEKNNLKDKNSMGRVPRSRSVHAVHADSSPNRAVSATSSSHFMRAKSVTQISPCTTSYREFTWSMLRRNDPTHCTPPRNKSQDLNNSHDGIIYRRPKQSEIDPNDVPPEKLSQEAFRLMRTVQSLLSMREPDLFRILSIENNSPSPIDHYRHNNHHNEISLSLQNGSFINSTSLREDDTYNKRSNCNHGNELNNTDNDNRICFFKSSSNITEIDQNLQNLLPGIRRSLDATSLNSGSSKTTEEEDVLSNNNNCFNVSMPNDHIFSCTPTSTPNKHDRKAEKENDKSSKSKPAASVSSVEDESGFSSMSSFQEIGLPNALSISPIKGYQEVGLPEISVEKARHRRWSSTPAEIQALFNKQRNSFISQTATESLSVWV